A DNA window from Bombus huntii isolate Logan2020A chromosome 10, iyBomHunt1.1, whole genome shotgun sequence contains the following coding sequences:
- the LOC126870120 gene encoding ATPase inhibitor mai-2, mitochondrial isoform X2, which produces MIGERGSGAGKGGGGGGSIRDAGGAFGKMEAAHEDQYFYNLQKQQIQKLKEDLHDEISFHEEQIKRHQEAINRHKKRITDMDDK; this is translated from the exons ATGATTGGTGAACGTGGATCTGGAGCTGGTAAAggaggtggtggtggtggaAGCATCCGCGATGCTGGTGGAGCTTTTGGAAAAATGGAAGCAGCTCATGAAGATCAATATTTCTATAATCTG CAAAAACAACAAATTCAAAAGCTGAAAGAGGACCTTCACGATGAGATCTCTTTCCATGAGGAACAAATCAAACGCCATCAAGAAGCCATAAACCGTCACAAAAAAAGAATCACAGATATGGAtgataaataa
- the LOC126870120 gene encoding ATPase inhibitor mai-2, mitochondrial isoform X1, whose amino-acid sequence MQRVITTFSRNMASLSQVKMIGERGSGAGKGGGGGGSIRDAGGAFGKMEAAHEDQYFYNLQKQQIQKLKEDLHDEISFHEEQIKRHQEAINRHKKRITDMDDK is encoded by the exons ATGCAGCGAGTTATTACTACGTTTTCTCGAAATATGGCTTCATTGAG CCAAGTAAAAATGATTGGTGAACGTGGATCTGGAGCTGGTAAAggaggtggtggtggtggaAGCATCCGCGATGCTGGTGGAGCTTTTGGAAAAATGGAAGCAGCTCATGAAGATCAATATTTCTATAATCTG CAAAAACAACAAATTCAAAAGCTGAAAGAGGACCTTCACGATGAGATCTCTTTCCATGAGGAACAAATCAAACGCCATCAAGAAGCCATAAACCGTCACAAAAAAAGAATCACAGATATGGAtgataaataa